From the Ignavibacteriales bacterium genome, the window CAAGGCAAAGACAAAAGAACTGCTTACCTTATTTGGTATTGAAAAGTGGGAAAAGACAAGCATAAAGAAATATTCAAAGGGGATGCTTCAAAGGCTGGGACTTGCCCAGGCAATGGTAAATAATCCCGACCTGCTTTTCCTGGATGAACCCACCGACGGCGTGGATCCCATTGGCAGAAAACACATCCGCGACGTTCTGCTCCACCTAAAAGCACAGGGTAAAACGATTTTCCTTAATTCCCACTTGCTTAGCGAAGTGGAGCTCATATGCGATAGGGTTGCTATCCTTAATAAAGGTGAACTCCTGAGACAGGGAACCGTTGATGAGATCACAACAACAGGAAATAATTATAAATTTATCACATCGGATCTATCGGATGAACTCAGTAACAAGCTTCTAAGCGAATACAAAGTAACACTGCACGGCAAGACGGAATTTATTTATTCGACTGAATCCGTGGACGACCTTAATAAATTAATAGACTATCTGAGAGATCAGAAGATACTTCTGCATAATGTTTCGCTGGAGAAGAGTACGCTGGAAAGTATGTTCATAAACCTGGTCGGCGAAGACCAAAATCAAATTTAAGCAAAATGTTTGCGATCGTTAAAGGTACAATACACGAAGCTATAGCCAAGAAGATAATACTCGGATTTTTTGCGTTATCTACCTTGATAATATTCATTTTCCTGGTGCTTGTGAACATTGAGTCCATCGATAGCGTTGTCGAGGTATCCAAGCAAACGGATATTAAAGCTGCGGTTATTGGATTTGAGAGCATTATTATGGGTGTATCGTATCTGTTTATAATAACTATAAGCCTGATAGCAGTTTCGTCGATTATTCCATCGATGGTGGAAAAAGGTAACATTGACCTGCTTCTTTCAAAACCAATTGGCAGAACCAAAATAATCATCGGTAAATTCGTCGGCGGTGTCATACTGATCTTCCTGAACCTTGTTTATTTGATCGGTTGTGTCTGGCTGATATTATCACTCAAATCCGGCTTCTGGCACTTCCCGTTCCTTTATTCGATCATCTGGCTGACGGTATCTTTCGCTGTTATTTATTCGCTTGTGATATTACTGGGATTGACTACCCAGAGCACGATAATATCCTCTATAGTGACTCTTTTCCTTGTACTTATCGTTTTGCCTATACTGGGTGCCAGAGCAGACATCGCGGACGTTCTTAAAAATGATTTTGTAAAATTCGTCCTCGACTTTTTCTATTACATATTACCTAAACCCGGCGGTATCAACATGATCTCCGCCGCGCAGATTACGGAACAGCCCATCGAAAGCTGGCTTCCGCTCTGGACTTCATTACTTTTTATGGTTACTATGCTCGCGCTTTCCATATATTATTTCAAGAAAAAAGATTATTAATTCGGTTCGGTTCATAAATCTATCAGCTTGATATTATGAGAAGGAAAGGAAATCTAATTGCTGTAATTTTCTGCCTGGCATTCCTGCTCTCCGCGTGCGATAGAGCTCCCGTCCCCGAAAAATTATCTATATCCGTCCGGGATAATCTCAATCTCCTCATGAAAGATGCGCAATTCGTGATGTACATGAATTTCAAATCCATGCGCAATACCGATTTCTGGAAAAGAAACGTCTCCGATTCAATACTTACGGCGGAAAAAACATTCGGCAGTATCCTTAACCTTTTCGGCAAAGCCACAGGGGCGACGATCTCGAACGGGCTCGACGAACTGTATTACGCAAATTCATGGTTCGGAGAAAACTCCATCGTATTAAAAGGTGTATTCGATAAGTCTAAACTGGATGCTTACATAGAAAGCGATTCGAACTTTACAAAGATCAAATATTCCGACGGATTGGAAGTATATAAAAGCATAACCGACAATCTGTTTTTCTATCTAAAAGACGAGGTCACGATCTGCGCTAGTAACTACCAGACACAGCTCGACAGGATGATGCAGATGACAGACACATCAAAAAACGGTATGCTCTCTAACGAAACACTTATGAATGCGGTAGATGGTACACTTTATAAAAAGAACCTCATGATGGTTTCCACGGAAAAGATGTTCATACGGGGTGTATTCCTTAACTTCCTAGGAGGCGGTACCGGAGGTATGAATCCCGGCGAGGAAGAACAGCAGTCTCCGGATTCTCCGGCAGGCGATATAGGAACACTCTATGAGAATGTGAATTCGATCGGGTTCTCCGTGAATATGGAAACTGATCTAAAGCTTATTGTGCAGTGTGGATGCATAAACGACGAGTCGGCGAATAAGATCCGTAAACTTATAAACGGGCTTCTTACATTTTCAAAACTGGGTACGGCATTAAAAAGCGAGGAAGAGAAAAGCGCGACTGAGGAAATGCTGAACAGTATCGAAGTCAAAAACTATGGAAGTGACGTATTTCTTGAGATAAATGTGAACGATCAGAATATCGCCGATTTTCAGAAAAAGAAATTTATAGAAGAATCACCCTCTCCCTAAGCCTCGACCGAAGCTTTTTCTTCAGCCTTAAATTTCTCCAGTAGCTTCACGTCATCTTCACTGCCTATGAATAGAGGAACTCTCTGGTGAAGGCTTTCCGGTTGTATTTCGAGTATCCTGTTATGTCCGTCCGAACTCCTGCCTCCTGCCTGTTCGATTATGTAACTGAGAGGGTTTGCTTCATACATAAGACGGAGCTTGCCGTTCTTATTCTTGTTATCTGCCGGATAGAGAAAGATTCCTCCATAAAGCAGGTTACGGTGAAAGTCAGCTACCAGCGAACCTACATAACGTGATGAATAGGGGCGTCCGCTTTCCGGGTCGTTTTCTTTTAGGTAGGAAATATATTTCTGTACGCCCGGTGACCATTTATTCGTGTTTCCTTCGTTTACCGAAAAAGTACGGGATTTTTTAGGAGTCTGTATGTTTTCATGGGAAAGTAGGAATTCGCCTACGGAAGGATCGAGTGTGAACGCATGAACACCCTTTCCCGCGGTATAAACAAGAACCGTACTCGACCCGTAAATAACATACCCTGCCGCTAATTGCTCCACGCCTTTTTGAAGGCAGTCCTCGATAGTACCCAGACCGCATTCGGACACGCGTTTGTAGATCGAAAATATTGTCCCAATGGAAATGTTTGCTTCTATATTTGATGAACCGTCGAGCGGATCGAAGTGGCATACGTATTTATTTGTGACGAATTTATTTTCAGCGAACTTCTCATCGACGGGAATGAATGTCTCTTCCTCTTCCGTACATACGGCGCAAACATGACCTCCGGCTTTAAGCACGTTTGTTAGGATCTCGTTTGCATATACATCGAGCTTTTTAACCTCCTCATCCTGCACATTCTTCTGCCCGGTAAAGCCAAGTATATCGATTAGCCCGGCGCGGTTGACTTCCTGAGAGATGACCTTACAAGCAAGCGCTATATCCGCCAGCATATCGGACATTTGTCCGGTAGCCTCAGGGTATTTGCGCTCCTCGTCTATTATGTGTCTGTAGAATGTGTTAAAT encodes:
- a CDS encoding ABC transporter ATP-binding protein, whose translation is MSVISTKNLRKEYKGKSFSKAKIVALKNFSFEVNQGEIVGLLGPNGAGKTTLIKILLGIVFATEGDATVFDKPLSDISYKMKVGYLPENHKYPTYLKGGQVMEYFGRLSGLNDATIKAKTKELLTLFGIEKWEKTSIKKYSKGMLQRLGLAQAMVNNPDLLFLDEPTDGVDPIGRKHIRDVLLHLKAQGKTIFLNSHLLSEVELICDRVAILNKGELLRQGTVDEITTTGNNYKFITSDLSDELSNKLLSEYKVTLHGKTEFIYSTESVDDLNKLIDYLRDQKILLHNVSLEKSTLESMFINLVGEDQNQI
- a CDS encoding ABC transporter permease subunit produces the protein MFAIVKGTIHEAIAKKIILGFFALSTLIIFIFLVLVNIESIDSVVEVSKQTDIKAAVIGFESIIMGVSYLFIITISLIAVSSIIPSMVEKGNIDLLLSKPIGRTKIIIGKFVGGVILIFLNLVYLIGCVWLILSLKSGFWHFPFLYSIIWLTVSFAVIYSLVILLGLTTQSTIISSIVTLFLVLIVLPILGARADIADVLKNDFVKFVLDFFYYILPKPGGINMISAAQITEQPIESWLPLWTSLLFMVTMLALSIYYFKKKDY
- the fbp gene encoding class 1 fructose-bisphosphatase, whose product is MDTKFNTFYRHIIDEERKYPEATGQMSDMLADIALACKVISQEVNRAGLIDILGFTGQKNVQDEEVKKLDVYANEILTNVLKAGGHVCAVCTEEEETFIPVDEKFAENKFVTNKYVCHFDPLDGSSNIEANISIGTIFSIYKRVSECGLGTIEDCLQKGVEQLAAGYVIYGSSTVLVYTAGKGVHAFTLDPSVGEFLLSHENIQTPKKSRTFSVNEGNTNKWSPGVQKYISYLKENDPESGRPYSSRYVGSLVADFHRNLLYGGIFLYPADNKNKNGKLRLMYEANPLSYIIEQAGGRSSDGHNRILEIQPESLHQRVPLFIGSEDDVKLLEKFKAEEKASVEA